One Bdellovibrio bacteriovorus str. Tiberius DNA segment encodes these proteins:
- a CDS encoding GNAT family N-acetyltransferase, producing MEGPRSPLEAELPQVLDFLNKKLRNDAAWSIAAEYPTAFSSNNLHNMRIIADEGSVLSHAVMKPLIIKSPHVIFKVGAIGSVVTDDQHQGQGYSTQIINDCLKSATEQSCDIAILWTDLFDFYRRMGFELAGSEVSFVIEENFDVPPINLRFSTDNKVSPDAIYRLYAAHSVNSVRTIEETRKFLSIPQTKVYTAWEPNGQLAAYAIEGKGADLGGYIHEWGGSVSKLMALFAFIRAQKDQPYTIICPRHATNLIQALQTKDVTMNHGYLGMIKLVNFDQLAAKIKRAFRAEGIADIVLEKHPNHFVFGVGQDLYTINNETDMVRLLFGPVDFRGLGIFKEETAIKLEKILPLNLWIWGWDSI from the coding sequence ATGGAAGGACCTCGTTCCCCCCTGGAAGCTGAGCTTCCTCAGGTTTTGGATTTCCTCAATAAAAAGCTTCGCAATGATGCCGCTTGGTCCATTGCTGCGGAATATCCAACGGCCTTTTCCTCTAACAACTTGCATAATATGCGTATCATCGCCGATGAGGGTTCCGTACTATCGCACGCGGTTATGAAACCTCTTATCATTAAAAGCCCCCATGTGATCTTTAAGGTGGGAGCGATTGGTTCTGTCGTCACCGACGATCAGCACCAGGGTCAGGGTTACAGCACCCAGATCATCAACGACTGCCTGAAATCCGCGACCGAGCAATCCTGTGACATCGCGATTCTTTGGACGGACCTATTTGATTTCTACCGCCGCATGGGCTTTGAACTGGCGGGATCTGAAGTCAGCTTTGTGATCGAGGAAAACTTTGATGTTCCGCCGATCAACCTGCGCTTCTCTACCGACAACAAAGTGTCACCGGATGCGATTTACCGCCTTTATGCGGCTCATTCAGTAAATTCTGTGCGCACGATTGAGGAAACCAGAAAGTTCCTCTCAATCCCGCAAACAAAAGTATACACCGCCTGGGAACCGAACGGTCAGCTGGCAGCTTATGCGATCGAAGGCAAGGGTGCGGATCTGGGTGGCTATATCCATGAATGGGGCGGCTCGGTTTCAAAACTGATGGCGCTGTTTGCATTCATCCGTGCGCAAAAAGATCAGCCTTACACAATCATCTGCCCGCGCCACGCAACGAACCTGATCCAGGCTTTGCAAACCAAAGACGTGACAATGAATCACGGCTATCTGGGCATGATCAAGCTGGTGAACTTTGACCAGCTGGCCGCCAAGATCAAACGTGCGTTCCGCGCTGAAGGCATTGCCGACATCGTTCTGGAAAAACATCCGAATCACTTTGTCTTTGGAGTGGGTCAGGATCTTTACACGATCAACAACGAAACAGACATGGTGCGCCTGCTGTTTGGCCCGGTGGACTTCCGTGGCTTGGGCATCTTTAAAGAAGAAACCGCGATCAAACTTGAAAAAATTCTGCCACTGAATCTGTGGATCTGGGGATGGGACTCTATATGA
- a CDS encoding response regulator, which produces MGIRRFWKYLSVAKKLYIVIGVMALLIALELFTLYFAMNSLSSVRAFVAGESMWSKGQKDAVITLHKYARTRDPNFYTIFQENVRVPLGDSKARNALEQVPPDTAKAKEGLLEGKVHPDDIPGVISLVLRFHNFKHVKKALEIWREGDQMTQELIVMGKNLHTLIQRNAPESEIFKALNSVDDLNDRLTILEASFSYTLGEGSRWLENMLMVTLIFAVLIVEGTGLFLTISFSRNLSKGLSELNNAAHEVGEGRFDVHVPVRSGDELGQLAESINLMAHHLSSSIGERQQAEQASQLKSLFLANMSHEIRTPLAAIIGFSDLLKESHLDESERLQYVNIIHRTGEHLTRIINDILDLSKVEAGHLEMQSHPVNLNSLLEDLHILMVARVGDKPVHVEFNRRGIVPDMIRTDPLRLRQILTNIIGNAIKFTEQGYVRMTYEISGNNLLFTIKDTGVGISPSQRSNLFQAFSQIDNSVSRKYEGTGLGLVLSRRLAQMMGGDVVLEESEPGKGCTFSVKIALDIPKIHTVKVAPAPPKEVHLGKQLSSTSILLVDDVEDNRLLIQRMLAKRGANLTLATNGQEGLTKALEKEFDIILMDIQMPVMDGYTATRKLRQAGYSKPIIALTAHAMKDDRDRCLEAGCTDYLTKPVQVEALIQTILNYSMETI; this is translated from the coding sequence ATGGGTATCAGACGTTTCTGGAAATATCTTTCGGTCGCAAAAAAGCTGTATATCGTTATCGGCGTCATGGCACTTCTTATTGCCCTGGAGCTTTTCACTTTGTATTTCGCCATGAATTCTTTGTCTTCCGTGCGCGCCTTCGTGGCCGGCGAAAGCATGTGGTCGAAGGGTCAAAAAGACGCCGTCATCACTTTACACAAATATGCGCGCACGCGTGATCCGAATTTCTACACCATCTTCCAGGAAAATGTGCGCGTGCCTTTGGGTGACAGCAAAGCCCGCAACGCTTTGGAACAAGTTCCACCCGACACCGCAAAAGCCAAAGAGGGTCTGCTGGAAGGAAAAGTCCATCCCGATGACATCCCCGGCGTCATTTCCCTGGTTTTAAGATTCCATAATTTCAAACACGTGAAAAAAGCCCTAGAGATCTGGCGCGAAGGTGACCAGATGACTCAAGAGCTGATTGTGATGGGTAAAAATCTGCACACCCTGATTCAAAGAAATGCGCCCGAATCTGAAATCTTCAAGGCTCTGAACAGTGTGGATGATCTGAATGATCGTCTAACAATTCTGGAAGCGTCCTTTTCTTACACTCTGGGGGAAGGCTCGCGCTGGCTGGAAAACATGCTGATGGTCACGCTGATCTTTGCCGTGCTGATTGTGGAAGGCACCGGTCTTTTCCTGACGATCAGTTTCAGCCGCAATCTTTCCAAAGGCCTTTCCGAACTGAACAATGCGGCCCACGAAGTCGGTGAAGGACGCTTTGATGTTCATGTGCCGGTTCGTTCCGGTGATGAGCTGGGACAACTGGCCGAGTCCATCAATCTGATGGCCCACCATCTGAGCAGCAGTATCGGCGAACGACAGCAAGCCGAACAAGCCAGTCAGCTGAAAAGTCTGTTCCTGGCCAACATGTCCCACGAGATCCGCACACCTCTGGCTGCGATCATTGGTTTTTCAGATTTGCTGAAGGAATCCCACCTGGATGAAAGCGAACGTCTGCAGTACGTGAACATCATTCACCGCACCGGGGAACACCTGACCCGCATCATCAACGACATTCTGGATCTTTCGAAAGTGGAAGCCGGACATCTGGAAATGCAAAGCCACCCGGTGAATCTGAATTCTCTGCTGGAAGACCTGCATATTCTGATGGTGGCCCGCGTGGGCGACAAGCCTGTGCACGTTGAATTCAACCGCCGTGGGATCGTGCCGGACATGATCCGCACCGACCCTTTGCGCCTGCGCCAGATTCTGACGAACATCATCGGTAACGCCATCAAGTTTACCGAGCAGGGTTATGTGCGCATGACCTATGAAATCTCTGGCAACAACCTGCTTTTCACCATCAAAGACACCGGCGTGGGGATTTCTCCGTCGCAAAGATCCAATCTGTTCCAGGCTTTTTCGCAGATCGACAACTCGGTTTCGCGCAAATACGAAGGCACCGGACTGGGCCTGGTGCTATCGCGCCGTCTGGCGCAGATGATGGGTGGCGATGTGGTTCTGGAAGAATCTGAGCCCGGCAAGGGCTGCACCTTCAGTGTGAAGATCGCTCTGGATATTCCAAAGATTCACACGGTGAAAGTCGCCCCAGCCCCGCCCAAAGAAGTTCACCTTGGGAAGCAGCTGTCTTCCACCTCGATCCTTTTGGTGGATGACGTTGAAGACAACCGTTTGTTAATTCAAAGAATGCTGGCGAAACGTGGAGCGAATCTGACCTTGGCCACCAACGGTCAGGAAGGTCTGACCAAAGCGCTTGAGAAAGAATTTGATATCATCCTGATGGACATTCAGATGCCCGTGATGGATGGCTATACGGCCACCCGAAAACTGCGTCAGGCCGGTTACTCCAAACCAATTATCGCCCTGACGGCGCATGCGATGAAAGACGATCGTGACCGCTGTCTTGAGGCGGGCTGCACGGACTATCTGACGAAACCCGTGCAGGTTGAGGCACTGATTCAGACCATTTTAAATTATTCAATGGAAACCATTTAG
- a CDS encoding DoxX family membrane protein: MLVSFFESVKYVGHLLPISFLRIFLGYYYLEHALMKYRGDFLTRPRIADQMAEWLPASHAPNWFKIFASSTMIPNWQTVAFIILGLEFAVAISYIIGYVVRPVAFLGVLLCVTMLFISGPAMEDLYKTFLAIHLILAWVGAGRCLGFDYYFFKRRRGLWW; encoded by the coding sequence ATGTTAGTTTCATTCTTTGAGAGCGTTAAATACGTAGGTCATCTTCTTCCGATCTCTTTTTTAAGAATCTTCCTGGGTTACTATTATCTGGAACATGCCCTGATGAAATATCGTGGCGATTTCCTGACCCGTCCGCGCATTGCGGATCAAATGGCTGAATGGCTTCCGGCCAGTCATGCTCCGAACTGGTTTAAAATCTTCGCCAGCTCCACGATGATTCCCAACTGGCAGACCGTGGCCTTTATTATTCTGGGCCTGGAATTTGCCGTCGCTATTTCCTACATCATCGGATACGTGGTTCGTCCTGTGGCATTCCTTGGGGTGCTGTTGTGTGTGACCATGCTCTTTATCTCGGGTCCGGCGATGGAGGATTTGTATAAAACCTTCCTGGCGATTCACCTGATCCTGGCTTGGGTGGGTGCGGGACGCTGTCTGGGCTTTGACTATTATTTCTTCAAGCGCCGTCGCGGACTTTGGTGGTAG
- a CDS encoding chemotaxis protein CheB encodes MNTHYLFPGKLAAFKEETVISTLLGSCVAVALHDPTTRIGGLNHYLLADGMPDERENTRYGAHAIPLLIEECVRLGANRGRLQAKIYGGGNVISVSQIGEGIGKRNIEFAEKMLRDCGIPIIERNVAGEAARTIKMNTATFDVLHNSSGGSVDKPVDVSGFKPLTVAKTVKVLVVDDSATVRTLFTNIFTKSGLEVVGSAADAYQAREMILSKKPDVLTLDIEMPKMSGVMFLEKLMKHHPIPVVMVSSLASTGEAAMKALELGAVEFVHKPSQFDPAVLKDLAGMLVEKVRAAASVNILRKLKEAPALQEVKTTTFATPTRRRAAELKVVVLGGNAGSADALEKFVKGLAADTPPVVVACSTVANFVTAFISKLKAGSKVTPVVGKDGDFLRMGHVYFVPAEHHGKIVTGPQGPVLNLTKGAPVASQLPSANVLFQSAAQSYAQGVYALLLGGFGTDGVDGLVEVQKRGGASVVQHPEEAQFPYAPQKAIELGVADEILKADMLAHHLMQYRNQNLY; translated from the coding sequence ATGAACACTCACTATCTATTTCCCGGTAAACTTGCGGCCTTTAAAGAAGAGACCGTGATTTCCACTTTGTTGGGTTCCTGCGTGGCGGTGGCTTTGCATGATCCCACAACCCGCATCGGCGGCCTGAATCACTATCTGCTGGCTGACGGCATGCCCGATGAACGTGAAAATACCCGCTATGGGGCCCACGCCATTCCTTTGCTGATTGAAGAATGCGTGCGTCTGGGGGCCAATCGTGGCCGCCTGCAGGCGAAGATCTATGGTGGCGGTAACGTCATCAGTGTTTCCCAGATCGGTGAAGGTATCGGCAAACGCAATATTGAATTTGCAGAAAAGATGCTGCGTGATTGTGGCATCCCCATCATCGAAAGAAACGTTGCTGGCGAAGCAGCCAGAACGATCAAGATGAACACTGCGACCTTTGATGTATTACACAACTCCTCGGGCGGCAGTGTTGATAAACCTGTGGATGTCTCGGGCTTCAAACCCTTGACGGTGGCCAAAACCGTGAAGGTTCTGGTGGTGGATGATTCCGCAACCGTACGCACATTATTCACTAATATTTTCACCAAAAGCGGACTGGAAGTGGTGGGCTCTGCCGCCGATGCTTATCAGGCTCGCGAAATGATTTTAAGTAAAAAGCCGGATGTTCTGACATTGGACATCGAGATGCCGAAAATGTCCGGCGTGATGTTTTTGGAAAAGCTGATGAAGCATCATCCGATTCCGGTGGTGATGGTTTCTTCTTTGGCCAGCACCGGGGAAGCGGCGATGAAGGCTCTGGAGCTGGGAGCTGTGGAGTTTGTGCACAAACCCTCGCAGTTTGATCCGGCGGTGTTAAAAGACCTGGCGGGCATGCTGGTTGAAAAAGTTCGCGCCGCTGCTTCTGTGAATATTCTGAGAAAACTCAAAGAGGCTCCGGCCCTTCAGGAAGTCAAAACCACAACCTTTGCGACTCCAACCCGCCGTCGTGCGGCCGAGTTGAAAGTGGTGGTGCTGGGTGGAAATGCCGGCAGCGCAGATGCTCTGGAAAAGTTTGTCAAAGGCCTTGCGGCCGACACGCCTCCGGTGGTGGTGGCGTGCAGTACGGTGGCGAACTTTGTGACGGCTTTTATCAGCAAGCTCAAAGCCGGATCGAAAGTGACTCCGGTGGTTGGTAAAGACGGTGATTTCCTAAGAATGGGACATGTTTATTTTGTTCCGGCTGAACATCACGGAAAGATTGTGACAGGTCCTCAGGGTCCCGTACTGAATCTGACCAAAGGGGCTCCGGTGGCGTCGCAATTGCCGTCGGCCAACGTGTTGTTCCAGTCTGCAGCGCAGTCCTATGCTCAGGGTGTTTACGCTTTGCTGCTGGGTGGATTTGGCACTGATGGGGTTGATGGACTTGTCGAAGTTCAAAAACGCGGTGGCGCCAGCGTGGTGCAGCACCCGGAAGAAGCGCAATTTCCCTATGCTCCGCAAAAAGCGATTGAACTGGGAGTGGCGGATGAGATACTTAAAGCCGACATGTTGGCGCATCATCTGATGCAGTATCGAAACCAAAACTTATACTAG
- a CDS encoding D-alanine--D-alanine ligase family protein: protein MKKIVALIFGGKSAEHEVSLRSAKNVADALDKDQFTPVLIGISKEGSWYRFPDMGVFTEATKIVDSALPSKAESVALMSLQGKPVLYSLKDQSKTAVDVAFPILHGTMGEDGTIQGLFKMVQLPFVGCGVWSSAAGMDKEIMKRLLAVAKIPNARYLLLTPHQKNDYNEIVKQLGSPFFIKPANAGSSVGVHKIKTAEDFVVKLKDAFQFDTKVLAEEFIQGREVECSVMGHNHAPKASLPGEVIPQHEFYSYEAKYIDDNGALLKIPAELSPETTKAVQKMAEQTYQAMGCDGLTRVDFFIRPNGDLYINEINTIPGFTKISMYPKMWEATGLSYKDLISQLIQLGFEKFEGEQSLKTSYLD from the coding sequence ATGAAAAAAATTGTGGCTTTGATTTTTGGTGGTAAATCTGCGGAGCATGAAGTTTCTTTGCGTTCAGCGAAGAATGTGGCTGATGCTTTGGATAAGGATCAGTTTACGCCCGTATTGATTGGCATCAGCAAAGAAGGCAGCTGGTATCGTTTCCCGGATATGGGTGTTTTCACTGAGGCGACCAAGATTGTTGACAGTGCCCTTCCATCCAAAGCAGAATCGGTGGCTTTGATGTCCTTGCAAGGCAAGCCGGTTCTTTATTCTTTGAAAGATCAGTCTAAAACGGCAGTGGATGTGGCGTTCCCTATTCTGCATGGAACCATGGGCGAAGACGGCACGATCCAGGGTCTGTTTAAGATGGTTCAGCTTCCATTTGTGGGTTGTGGCGTGTGGTCTTCAGCGGCCGGCATGGACAAAGAGATCATGAAGCGTCTTTTGGCGGTGGCAAAAATCCCGAATGCCCGCTATCTGCTGCTGACTCCGCATCAGAAAAATGATTACAACGAAATCGTGAAACAGCTGGGCTCCCCGTTCTTTATCAAACCGGCCAATGCGGGCTCTTCTGTCGGTGTTCATAAGATCAAAACGGCTGAAGACTTTGTGGTGAAACTGAAAGACGCCTTCCAGTTCGACACCAAAGTTCTGGCTGAAGAATTCATCCAGGGCCGCGAAGTGGAATGTTCCGTCATGGGTCACAACCATGCGCCGAAAGCCTCTTTGCCGGGTGAGGTGATCCCGCAGCACGAATTCTATTCTTATGAAGCCAAGTACATCGATGACAACGGAGCCCTGCTGAAAATCCCGGCCGAGCTTTCACCGGAAACCACCAAAGCCGTGCAGAAAATGGCAGAACAAACCTATCAGGCCATGGGCTGTGATGGTTTGACCCGTGTGGACTTCTTCATTCGCCCGAATGGGGATTTGTACATCAACGAAATCAACACCATTCCTGGTTTTACCAAGATTTCAATGTATCCAAAAATGTGGGAAGCGACGGGTTTGAGTTATAAAGATTTGATCTCTCAGCTAATCCAATTGGGCTTTGAAAAGTTCGAAGGCGAGCAAAGCCTCAAAACCAGCTACTTGGATTAA
- a CDS encoding ferredoxin, which yields MAEKSQSWKDNKPGKMFVDQSCIACDACVLTAPKNFSMHEEDGHAFVARQPETPEEEALCKEAMEGCPVEAIGNDGDQ from the coding sequence ATGGCAGAGAAAAGTCAGTCTTGGAAAGATAATAAGCCCGGCAAGATGTTCGTAGATCAATCTTGCATTGCTTGTGATGCCTGTGTGCTGACGGCGCCTAAGAACTTCTCCATGCACGAGGAAGACGGTCACGCGTTCGTAGCCAGACAGCCGGAAACTCCGGAAGAGGAAGCTCTGTGCAAAGAGGCGATGGAAGGCTGCCCGGTTGAAGCTATCGGAAACGATGGCGACCAGTAA
- a CDS encoding thiamine ABC transporter substrate-binding protein, with protein MKHFVLFLTVVFLGLFLAVLNRTDTAAPNSSLPTVRVFGYASFTGRWGPGPALKDLFEKSCKCKVEFIEGSDSGILLQRLKIEGESLGADVVVGLDQFDLSKAVSEQSWRKLSLGQLDVYDAVKPALANSFFVPYDWGALTFVARKNELMRMPSSLDDLLAPELVKKIALQDPRTSSPGMQFLYWVIRSKGEEEGFRYLQKLMTQVHSFSPTWSTAYGLFTNKQTKLVYSYVTSPLYHEIEEKKKDYVALPFNEALPVQFEFVGIPEFCRHCDLAEHFVNLMLSNEGQKIIMEKNYMFPVMKGVMENTSFAPLMNVKTMQQVEILSSTEVDRLLRRWTEIRRGDLN; from the coding sequence GTGAAGCACTTTGTTCTTTTCCTGACTGTTGTATTTTTGGGTCTGTTCTTGGCGGTGCTAAACCGCACGGACACGGCGGCACCGAACAGCTCACTTCCCACGGTGCGTGTTTTTGGTTATGCGTCTTTCACTGGTCGCTGGGGACCGGGACCGGCTTTGAAAGACCTGTTTGAAAAAAGCTGCAAGTGTAAAGTGGAGTTCATCGAAGGCAGTGATTCTGGAATTTTGCTGCAACGTCTGAAAATCGAAGGTGAAAGCCTGGGTGCAGATGTTGTGGTGGGCCTGGATCAGTTTGATCTTTCCAAAGCGGTGTCTGAGCAAAGCTGGAGAAAACTAAGCCTGGGTCAGCTGGATGTCTATGATGCCGTGAAACCAGCCTTGGCCAACAGCTTCTTTGTTCCTTACGACTGGGGTGCTTTGACTTTCGTGGCCCGCAAAAATGAATTGATGCGCATGCCATCGTCTTTGGATGATTTACTGGCGCCAGAGCTGGTCAAGAAAATCGCCTTGCAAGACCCACGCACCAGTTCCCCGGGGATGCAGTTCCTGTACTGGGTGATTCGTTCCAAGGGCGAGGAAGAGGGCTTCCGTTATCTGCAAAAACTGATGACTCAGGTTCACAGCTTTTCCCCGACATGGTCCACGGCTTATGGTCTTTTCACCAACAAGCAGACGAAGCTGGTTTATTCCTATGTGACGTCACCGCTGTATCATGAAATCGAAGAAAAAAAGAAAGACTATGTGGCTTTGCCGTTCAACGAAGCCCTGCCAGTGCAGTTTGAATTTGTGGGCATCCCGGAATTCTGCCGCCACTGTGATCTGGCTGAGCACTTCGTGAATCTGATGCTTTCCAACGAAGGCCAGAAGATCATCATGGAAAAGAACTATATGTTCCCCGTGATGAAGGGCGTGATGGAAAACACTTCCTTTGCTCCTTTGATGAATGTCAAAACCATGCAACAGGTTGAGATCCTTTCTTCCACCGAAGTGGACCGCCTGCTTCGCCGTTGGACTGAGATCCGCCGGGGCGATCTCAATTGA
- a CDS encoding aldehyde dehydrogenase family protein has product MELQNFIGGAFVPSDSQKTFAKISPFDGTELARVTASDAMDVIKAIQSAKKAAPVMKELSLSDRASLLLKLASALEEKSSDYAYQEALHQGLPQSFVLQHSLLPAVKVLKDVAASLNQPLSAQVLPQPVGLVGIIASWNLSLLLVIERMAPALAAGNVCVVKISDLSPVTAQILGEALQKAEVPAGAVSLLQGDAEVGKIVAGHPSIHAVTAVGKTSTMEQIAKAGLSQFKKMQLAGSVKNSSVVLAGTDYQAQMPEIMKSFLLGQGQLCWNSSRLFLLESMSTEFIEAMKAYLDKLEPLMDPKGNSPWTPLITSARREELQKKVQEGKVEHGKVLSGGDSGPGTGFHMKPVMMLDLPNCSVLQQDELQGPLFLMTPVKYQHEILKWANTSYLAQSAVVWGPQEKLAKVVSQLDCAQVWLNQWQPNSESNVFGFKQSSFGNPDRAWSGTFYSDVKILTGTL; this is encoded by the coding sequence TTGGAACTGCAAAACTTTATCGGAGGGGCGTTTGTCCCTTCCGACAGTCAGAAAACCTTCGCAAAAATTTCTCCTTTTGATGGCACGGAACTGGCGCGTGTGACTGCGTCCGACGCCATGGATGTGATCAAAGCCATCCAGTCCGCAAAAAAAGCCGCACCCGTGATGAAGGAACTTTCTTTGTCGGACCGTGCTTCTTTGTTGTTGAAGCTGGCTTCAGCGCTGGAAGAAAAATCCTCTGATTATGCCTATCAGGAAGCTCTTCATCAGGGCTTACCGCAAAGTTTTGTTCTGCAGCACAGTCTGCTTCCGGCTGTCAAAGTTCTTAAAGACGTGGCGGCAAGTTTGAATCAGCCTTTGTCAGCTCAGGTGCTGCCTCAGCCCGTGGGCCTTGTGGGCATCATCGCTTCGTGGAATCTGTCTTTGCTTTTGGTTATTGAACGAATGGCCCCGGCTTTGGCTGCGGGAAATGTGTGCGTGGTGAAGATCTCGGATCTTTCGCCGGTCACAGCACAAATTCTGGGCGAGGCTTTGCAAAAAGCGGAGGTTCCGGCAGGTGCGGTGTCTTTGCTTCAAGGCGATGCCGAAGTCGGAAAAATCGTGGCAGGGCACCCCAGCATTCACGCGGTGACGGCGGTGGGAAAGACCTCCACCATGGAACAAATTGCCAAAGCGGGTCTTTCGCAGTTTAAGAAAATGCAACTGGCCGGCAGTGTGAAGAATTCTTCCGTGGTGTTGGCCGGGACGGATTATCAGGCGCAAATGCCTGAGATCATGAAATCCTTCCTGTTGGGGCAAGGACAGCTTTGCTGGAACAGTTCTCGTTTGTTCCTTTTGGAATCCATGTCGACTGAATTTATTGAAGCGATGAAGGCTTATCTTGATAAGCTGGAACCTTTGATGGACCCGAAAGGCAATTCCCCATGGACGCCACTGATCACGTCAGCTCGGCGCGAAGAATTGCAGAAGAAAGTTCAGGAAGGCAAAGTCGAACACGGCAAAGTTCTTTCCGGTGGCGACAGCGGTCCGGGCACGGGCTTTCACATGAAGCCGGTGATGATGCTGGATTTGCCAAACTGTTCGGTTCTGCAACAGGATGAATTGCAGGGGCCTTTGTTCCTGATGACTCCGGTCAAATATCAGCATGAAATTCTGAAATGGGCGAACACGTCTTACCTGGCTCAGTCCGCGGTGGTCTGGGGTCCTCAGGAAAAACTGGCTAAGGTGGTTTCGCAATTGGATTGCGCGCAAGTGTGGCTGAATCAATGGCAGCCCAATTCCGAAAGCAATGTGTTTGGATTCAAACAATCCAGCTTCGGAAATCCAGACCGGGCCTGGTCAGGCACCTTCTATTCGGATGTTAAGATCTTGACGGGGACACTGTAA
- the elbB gene encoding isoprenoid biosynthesis glyoxalase ElbB, translated as MKKIAVVLSGCGHRDGSEITESVSLLIGLHQAGAEVHCFAPDIQIPITNHINGEAQNEKRSLLTEAARIARGDIQSLDKLHAKDFDAVVFPGGYGAAKNLSNWAEKGAQCDVNPDVKRVILEFHSASKPIGALCIAPVLVAKVLGDKKVTVTIGDDAATAAEIQKTGAIHEECPVNDYITDRERKVVTTPAYMYGDAKPNEVFAGIFGLAHEIVEWA; from the coding sequence ATGAAAAAAATTGCCGTTGTACTTTCCGGCTGCGGTCACCGCGACGGAAGTGAAATCACTGAATCCGTCAGTTTGTTGATCGGCCTTCACCAGGCTGGTGCCGAAGTTCACTGCTTCGCACCTGACATTCAGATTCCCATCACCAATCACATCAATGGCGAAGCCCAAAACGAAAAACGCAGTCTGCTGACTGAAGCGGCCCGCATCGCTCGCGGTGACATCCAAAGCCTGGATAAACTTCACGCCAAAGACTTTGATGCGGTTGTGTTCCCCGGTGGCTATGGCGCTGCGAAGAATCTGAGCAACTGGGCTGAAAAAGGCGCTCAGTGTGACGTGAATCCGGATGTAAAACGTGTGATTCTGGAGTTCCATTCGGCCAGCAAACCAATCGGAGCTCTTTGTATTGCTCCGGTTCTGGTGGCCAAAGTTCTGGGCGACAAAAAGGTCACTGTGACCATTGGTGATGACGCTGCCACCGCGGCAGAAATTCAGAAAACCGGTGCCATTCACGAAGAATGCCCGGTGAATGATTATATCACCGACCGCGAAAGAAAAGTTGTAACGACTCCGGCTTATATGTACGGAGATGCAAAACCAAATGAAGTCTTTGCCGGCATCTTTGGTTTGGCCCACGAAATCGTGGAATGGGCTTAG
- the nth gene encoding endonuclease III, which translates to MATSKKHTAKQAAALATIELLKRYYPDAYCALNYTNPFELLVATVLSAQCTDERVNMVTPALFKKYPTPKAMAKAPVESLEELIRSTGFYKNKAKNLKACATTLVEKHGGEVPQNLEALVELGGVGRKTANVVLGNAFNIPSGIVVDTHVTRLSNRFGWVKTDNAVMIERQLSKFVPVEDWIMLPHWLISHGRAVCKARKPACSHCFLEETCPKKGV; encoded by the coding sequence ATGGCGACCAGTAAAAAGCACACTGCCAAACAGGCGGCGGCTCTCGCAACTATTGAACTTCTCAAGAGATATTATCCTGACGCTTATTGCGCCCTGAATTACACCAATCCTTTTGAGCTTCTGGTGGCCACCGTTCTTTCAGCCCAGTGTACGGATGAAAGAGTCAACATGGTGACCCCGGCGTTGTTTAAGAAATACCCAACTCCGAAGGCCATGGCGAAAGCTCCGGTCGAATCCTTGGAAGAACTGATCCGTTCGACCGGGTTCTATAAAAACAAAGCCAAAAATCTGAAAGCCTGTGCGACCACTTTGGTGGAAAAACACGGTGGCGAAGTCCCGCAAAATCTCGAGGCTTTGGTCGAGCTGGGAGGCGTGGGGCGCAAGACCGCCAATGTGGTGCTGGGAAATGCATTCAATATTCCCAGTGGGATCGTCGTGGACACCCACGTGACCCGCTTGTCCAACCGTTTTGGATGGGTGAAAACCGACAACGCGGTGATGATTGAGCGTCAACTGTCAAAGTTCGTCCCCGTTGAAGATTGGATCATGTTGCCGCATTGGCTGATTTCTCATGGTCGAGCTGTCTGTAAGGCGAGAAAACCTGCGTGCAGTCATTGCTTTCTCGAGGAGACTTGCCCTAAGAAGGGTGTCTAG